One window from the genome of Mumia sp. ZJ1417 encodes:
- a CDS encoding endonuclease/exonuclease/phosphatase family protein codes for MTLPPRTAATLVVAVGVWVLGDLVRVWAPSLITIFGQAASTPPELMGAYALGCVAVGAVVALLARRHATGVAAGALAVALVCRTALQLTDGGQAQLVAASLGIAAGIAWLSLAATSYGDVLVVGLAAGLSLGTVTHAALGTWGAVWRGDAWGWVLLVVQVVGAAVAWRLARDHRSRAAARRTAWLVMPGLLLAGIVFANAGRASAVAGTAGLVVVALASVAAVATAAVRPRRATAWAAAVILVAASAVALLVTADVDGIPAVSPTWTLAAYAVGLPALTHLWAASDHGRPARAATLALGGLVWVALLFVYYAGYDLGYRADIVVVLAAAVLAVVAATGAPRAAGTDRTGAARVSPVLLGGLGLLAGTVAWLGPGLTVPALDDVAGPDLPASGSVRVTAYNLRMGYGMDGTFRPDLVAETLRSSEVALLSEVDRGWYLNGGQDELAILERMLDRDAVFAPAADPVWGDAVLTALPVEESVGTPLPSHGAVTGAQALSVRLDLAGAPTWFVSTHLQPNDGDEGVGPQTEDLAAMLRTRLADGLPLVLGGDLNTQPGSTSYALLVGLGLVDALDGADPTSPADRPTARIDHLLVSPDLAPSAPRVGGSQASDHLPASVTLTPRG; via the coding sequence ATGACGCTCCCGCCTCGTACCGCCGCCACGCTCGTCGTCGCCGTCGGGGTCTGGGTCCTCGGCGACCTCGTCCGCGTGTGGGCGCCCTCGCTGATCACGATCTTCGGACAGGCCGCGTCGACGCCGCCCGAGCTGATGGGCGCGTACGCGCTCGGATGCGTCGCGGTCGGCGCGGTGGTCGCGCTTCTCGCGCGGCGCCACGCCACGGGCGTGGCCGCGGGCGCGCTGGCCGTCGCGCTCGTGTGCCGGACCGCCCTGCAGCTGACCGACGGCGGGCAGGCTCAGCTCGTCGCCGCCTCGCTCGGGATCGCCGCGGGCATCGCGTGGCTCTCGCTGGCGGCAACCTCGTACGGGGACGTGCTCGTCGTCGGCCTCGCGGCAGGCCTCTCGCTCGGGACGGTGACGCATGCGGCCCTCGGGACGTGGGGTGCGGTCTGGCGCGGTGACGCGTGGGGCTGGGTGCTGCTCGTCGTCCAGGTCGTGGGCGCCGCGGTGGCATGGCGGCTCGCGCGCGACCACCGGTCGAGGGCAGCGGCACGTCGTACGGCCTGGCTGGTGATGCCCGGCCTCCTCCTCGCCGGCATCGTCTTCGCGAACGCGGGCCGCGCGTCGGCGGTCGCGGGGACGGCCGGGCTGGTCGTCGTCGCGCTCGCATCGGTTGCCGCAGTAGCGACAGCGGCCGTGCGGCCGCGCCGCGCGACGGCGTGGGCGGCGGCGGTGATCCTCGTCGCGGCGAGCGCCGTGGCGCTGCTCGTGACCGCCGACGTCGACGGCATTCCGGCGGTGTCGCCGACGTGGACTCTGGCGGCGTACGCCGTCGGGCTTCCCGCGCTCACCCACCTGTGGGCCGCCTCCGACCACGGCCGACCGGCGCGTGCCGCGACCCTGGCGCTCGGCGGGCTCGTGTGGGTGGCGCTGCTGTTCGTCTACTACGCCGGGTACGACCTCGGCTACCGTGCGGACATCGTCGTCGTCCTCGCAGCGGCAGTGCTCGCCGTCGTCGCGGCGACCGGGGCCCCGCGCGCGGCCGGCACCGACCGTACGGGGGCGGCGCGCGTGTCGCCCGTCCTCCTGGGCGGCCTCGGCCTCCTCGCCGGCACCGTCGCGTGGCTCGGCCCCGGGCTCACTGTCCCGGCGCTCGACGACGTCGCGGGCCCCGACCTGCCCGCCTCGGGGAGCGTGCGCGTGACCGCGTACAACCTGCGCATGGGCTACGGCATGGACGGCACGTTCCGCCCCGACCTCGTCGCCGAGACCCTGCGGTCGAGCGAGGTCGCGCTGCTCAGCGAGGTCGACCGCGGGTGGTATCTCAACGGCGGCCAGGACGAGCTCGCGATCCTCGAGCGGATGCTCGACCGCGACGCCGTGTTCGCGCCCGCGGCCGACCCGGTGTGGGGCGACGCGGTGCTCACAGCGCTGCCGGTCGAGGAGTCGGTCGGGACCCCGCTGCCGTCGCACGGCGCGGTGACCGGAGCCCAGGCGTTGTCCGTACGGCTCGACCTCGCGGGGGCACCGACGTGGTTCGTGTCGACGCACCTGCAGCCGAACGACGGCGATGAAGGCGTCGGCCCGCAGACCGAGGATCTCGCCGCGATGCTCCGGACCCGGCTCGCCGACGGTCTCCCGCTCGTCCTCGGCGGTGACCTCAACACGCAGCCGGGCAGCACCTCGTACGCGCTGCTTGTGGGCCTCGGGCTCGTCGACGCCCTCGACGGCGCAGACCCGACCTCGCCGGCGGACCGGCCGACGGCACGCATCGACCACCTGCTCGTCAGCCCCGACCTCGCTCCGTCCGCGCCGCGCGTCGGCGGCTCGCAGGCCTCCGACCACCTACCCGCCTCGGTGACGCTCACGCCACGCGGCTGA
- a CDS encoding energy-coupling factor transporter transmembrane component T: MPERRTRRDLHPGAWWVWALGLAVAATRTYDVLLLGLVIGVASLVVLARRPVAPWAMSFRLYLGLGALVIVIRVLFGVLLGGASTGTVILDLPQVPLPSWADGVRLLGPVTAESLQRSFAAGLQLAALIICVGAANSLANPRRLLKSLPAALYEVGAAVVVAMTLFPQLAESVGRVRRARRLRGDSSRNMRALRSIVIPVMEDALDRSMQLAASMDARGYGRKGTADARTRRLTGVLLLGGLLGVCVGAYATADLTAPRILAAPMLVAGFAVAGIGFWRSGRKVGHTRYRPDPWRGWEWFTALCGVAVAATFFVDYTLSPVVLAGLVVAALPALLTPEPTSPYAALRTASTARAAEGVAA, encoded by the coding sequence GTGCCCGAGCGCCGTACCCGGCGTGACCTGCATCCCGGAGCCTGGTGGGTGTGGGCGCTCGGGCTTGCGGTCGCGGCCACCCGCACGTACGACGTGCTGCTCCTGGGGCTCGTGATCGGTGTGGCCTCGCTGGTGGTCCTTGCGCGTCGGCCGGTCGCGCCGTGGGCGATGTCGTTCCGGCTCTATCTGGGCCTCGGTGCCCTGGTCATCGTGATCCGGGTGCTGTTCGGGGTGCTCCTCGGCGGAGCATCCACCGGGACCGTGATCCTCGATCTGCCCCAGGTGCCGCTGCCGTCGTGGGCCGACGGCGTGCGGCTGCTTGGTCCGGTCACGGCGGAGTCGCTGCAGCGGTCGTTCGCGGCGGGTCTCCAGCTCGCGGCGCTGATCATCTGCGTCGGCGCCGCGAACTCGCTGGCCAACCCGCGCCGCCTGCTCAAGTCGCTGCCGGCGGCGCTATACGAGGTCGGAGCCGCCGTCGTGGTCGCGATGACGCTGTTCCCGCAGCTCGCCGAGTCGGTCGGACGCGTCCGTCGTGCCCGGCGGTTGCGGGGTGACTCGTCGCGCAACATGCGGGCGCTGCGGTCGATCGTGATCCCGGTGATGGAGGACGCGCTCGACCGCTCGATGCAGCTCGCGGCGTCGATGGACGCGCGCGGGTACGGACGCAAGGGCACCGCCGACGCCCGTACGCGCAGGCTCACCGGCGTCCTGCTGCTCGGAGGACTGCTCGGCGTCTGCGTCGGTGCGTACGCGACCGCCGACCTCACCGCCCCGCGGATCCTCGCGGCGCCGATGCTGGTCGCCGGCTTCGCCGTGGCCGGGATCGGGTTCTGGCGCTCCGGGCGCAAGGTAGGGCACACCCGCTATCGGCCCGACCCGTGGCGTGGCTGGGAGTGGTTCACCGCGCTGTGCGGCGTCGCCGTCGCGGCGACCTTCTTCGTGGACTACACGCTGTCGCCGGTCGTCCTCGCGGGGCTCGTCGTCGCCGCGCTGCCGGCGCTGCTGACGCCCGAGCCGACGTCCCCGTACGCCGCGCTGCGGACCGCCTCCACCGCCCGTGCGGCCGAGGGGGTGGCGGCGTGA
- the mctP gene encoding monocarboxylate uptake permease MctP, which translates to MNDINGVALTILILLFALVTVMGFYAARWRRPHSMESLDEWGLGGRKFGTWVTWFLLGGDLYTAYTFVAVPAAMFATGAVAGFFAVPYTIVLYPIIFVFMARLWSVSHRHGYVTPADFVRGRYSSRGLTLAIAITGFLATMPYIALQLVGIQAVLEVAGLGGGSNWVAKDAPLFIAFALLAAYTYSSGLRAPAVIAFVKDALIYLVIIVAIIYLPSKVGGWEAIFGAAEEKMATPNPATGAPTGSFIPTGIDAHWAYATLALGSALALFMYPHSITATLSSQSRNTIRRNASILPAYSFILGLLALLGWVAIAAGTQPVGLDGEPNAQLVIPQLFEDMFPSWFAGVAWAAIAIGALVPAAIMSIAAANTFTRNVYKEFVRPDATPKQEAKVSKLASLVVKVFALAFVLTLDKQNAINFQLLGGIWILQTLPAIVFSLYTKWFHRWGLLLGWAVGMVYGTISAYQVVNPVTGAHFGGSLDPIPIIGHLGYIALTAFVINVGVAAVVTLALRAGKVSNGTDETIAGDYFADAGDPRVMKTLPGLDESVEGVSDSR; encoded by the coding sequence ATGAACGACATCAACGGGGTCGCCCTCACGATCTTGATCCTGCTCTTCGCGCTCGTCACCGTGATGGGCTTCTACGCGGCGCGCTGGCGCCGCCCGCACTCGATGGAGTCGCTCGACGAGTGGGGGCTCGGGGGTCGCAAGTTCGGCACCTGGGTCACGTGGTTCCTTCTCGGCGGCGACCTCTACACGGCGTACACGTTCGTCGCCGTGCCCGCGGCGATGTTCGCAACCGGCGCCGTCGCGGGCTTCTTCGCGGTGCCGTACACGATCGTGCTCTATCCGATCATCTTCGTGTTCATGGCGCGGCTGTGGTCGGTGAGCCACCGGCACGGGTACGTGACGCCCGCCGACTTCGTGCGCGGGCGCTACAGCAGCCGCGGCCTGACCCTCGCGATCGCGATCACCGGATTCCTGGCGACCATGCCGTACATCGCGCTCCAGCTCGTCGGCATCCAGGCCGTGCTCGAGGTCGCGGGTCTCGGCGGCGGCTCCAACTGGGTCGCCAAGGACGCGCCGCTGTTCATCGCGTTCGCGCTGCTCGCCGCCTACACGTACTCGTCGGGGCTGCGCGCGCCCGCGGTCATCGCGTTCGTGAAGGACGCGCTGATCTATCTGGTCATCATCGTCGCGATCATCTATCTCCCCTCGAAGGTCGGCGGCTGGGAGGCGATCTTCGGTGCGGCCGAGGAGAAGATGGCCACACCCAACCCTGCGACCGGTGCACCGACCGGCTCGTTCATCCCGACCGGCATTGACGCCCACTGGGCGTACGCGACCTTGGCGCTCGGCTCTGCGCTCGCGCTGTTCATGTACCCGCACTCGATCACGGCGACGCTGTCCAGCCAGAGCCGCAACACGATCCGGCGCAACGCGTCGATCCTGCCGGCGTACTCGTTCATCCTGGGTCTGCTCGCGCTGCTCGGCTGGGTCGCGATCGCGGCCGGGACGCAACCCGTCGGGCTCGACGGTGAGCCGAACGCGCAGCTGGTGATCCCGCAGCTGTTCGAGGACATGTTCCCGTCGTGGTTCGCGGGCGTGGCCTGGGCGGCGATCGCGATCGGAGCTCTGGTGCCTGCGGCGATCATGTCGATCGCGGCGGCGAACACGTTCACGCGCAACGTCTACAAGGAGTTCGTCAGACCGGACGCCACCCCGAAGCAAGAGGCGAAGGTCTCCAAGCTCGCCTCGCTCGTGGTGAAGGTGTTCGCGCTGGCGTTCGTGCTGACGCTCGACAAGCAGAACGCGATCAACTTCCAGCTGCTGGGCGGCATCTGGATCCTGCAGACGCTGCCGGCGATCGTGTTCAGCCTCTACACGAAGTGGTTCCACCGCTGGGGTCTGCTCCTCGGCTGGGCCGTCGGGATGGTGTACGGGACGATCAGCGCGTACCAGGTCGTCAACCCGGTCACGGGCGCGCACTTCGGAGGGTCGCTCGACCCGATCCCGATCATCGGGCACCTCGGATACATCGCGCTGACGGCGTTCGTCATCAACGTGGGGGTGGCGGCGGTCGTCACGCTCGCACTGCGGGCCGGCAAGGTCTCGAACGGGACCGACGAGACGATCGCGGGCGACTACTTCGCCGACGCGGGTGACCCGAGGGTCATGAAGACGCTGCCGGGGCTCGACGAGTCGGTGGAGGGCGTCTCAGACTCGCGATGA
- a CDS encoding pyridoxamine 5'-phosphate oxidase family protein has translation MSARDRHVPEPGEDLPDPLDLLASWLGPVPGAEPPLMTLATREIDGAPDARTVMVNGCNGERISFHSDSRARKVAQLTAYPYAVGVLVWPEEARQLVVAGATERATDDEAARLFEACPRDLQLLAWLNDPRLARLPREERQEEWRRFDEAHPVLVPPPTWLCFHLVPQRLTFWAGDDDGPSTRCEARREGDDWTVHRLPG, from the coding sequence GTGAGCGCGCGTGATCGGCACGTCCCGGAGCCGGGGGAGGACCTCCCCGATCCGCTCGACCTGCTGGCCTCGTGGCTCGGTCCCGTCCCGGGCGCGGAGCCACCGCTGATGACGCTCGCCACGCGCGAGATCGACGGCGCGCCCGACGCCCGTACGGTCATGGTCAACGGGTGCAACGGCGAGCGGATCTCGTTCCACAGCGACAGCCGCGCCCGCAAGGTCGCCCAGCTCACGGCCTACCCGTACGCCGTCGGCGTCCTCGTGTGGCCGGAGGAAGCGAGGCAGCTGGTGGTCGCCGGCGCGACCGAGCGGGCGACGGACGACGAGGCGGCGCGGCTGTTCGAGGCATGTCCGCGTGACCTCCAGCTGCTGGCGTGGCTCAACGATCCGCGCCTTGCCCGGCTGCCCCGCGAGGAACGCCAGGAGGAGTGGCGCCGCTTCGACGAGGCCCATCCCGTCCTCGTGCCACCGCCGACATGGCTCTGCTTCCACCTCGTTCCGCAGCGCCTGACGTTCTGGGCTGGCGACGACGACGGACCGAGCACGAGGTGCGAGGCCAGGCGTGAAGGCGACGACTGGACGGTGCACCGCCTCCCCGGCTGA
- a CDS encoding DUF1440 domain-containing protein encodes MSAHRMLRGAAVGALASLPASYVKAVTEPALQRAAEQVVPPQVWQKRLVGTDPSGHPENMPPAVVAAEVAELRDGTVLDTAQKVRASTAIHYVFGAVAGAAYGALAARFPGVTSGGGAPAGIALYAATHGTGLPAAGIQEPPWTLPASAVLWESGSHAVYGVTLEVSRRLLDRVLP; translated from the coding sequence ATGAGCGCTCACCGGATGCTCCGCGGCGCGGCCGTCGGCGCCCTCGCGTCGCTGCCCGCGTCGTACGTCAAGGCCGTGACCGAGCCTGCGCTGCAGCGCGCCGCGGAGCAGGTGGTCCCGCCGCAGGTGTGGCAGAAGCGCCTCGTCGGGACTGACCCGAGCGGCCACCCGGAGAACATGCCGCCGGCCGTCGTCGCCGCGGAGGTCGCCGAGCTGCGCGACGGGACCGTGCTCGACACCGCCCAGAAGGTCCGTGCCAGCACGGCGATCCACTACGTGTTCGGTGCCGTGGCCGGCGCCGCGTACGGGGCGCTTGCCGCGCGCTTCCCCGGCGTGACGAGCGGGGGCGGCGCGCCTGCGGGGATCGCGCTCTATGCAGCCACCCACGGGACGGGGCTGCCGGCGGCGGGGATCCAGGAGCCACCGTGGACGCTCCCGGCGTCGGCCGTGCTGTGGGAGAGCGGCAGCCACGCCGTCTATGGGGTGACGCTGGAGGTGTCTCGCCGGCTGCTCGACCGGGTCCTGCCGTAA
- a CDS encoding DUF3311 domain-containing protein, translated as MTSGNDRADDPTLHETTPPANRALLTLAAVLLAIPVIALLWVDSYARVDPKLGPWPFFFWYQFLWVFITAALTYTSYRIVLVARPHRPMHEGDER; from the coding sequence ATGACCTCCGGAAACGACCGGGCCGACGACCCGACCCTGCACGAAACCACTCCACCGGCGAATCGTGCGCTGCTGACCCTCGCAGCCGTGCTGCTCGCCATCCCCGTGATCGCCCTGCTGTGGGTCGACTCGTACGCACGTGTCGACCCGAAGCTCGGTCCCTGGCCGTTCTTCTTCTGGTACCAGTTCCTCTGGGTCTTCATCACCGCCGCGCTGACGTACACGTCGTACCGGATCGTCCTCGTGGCCCGCCCGCACCGTCCGATGCACGAGGGCGACGAGCGATGA
- the cobT gene encoding nicotinate-nucleotide--dimethylbenzimidazole phosphoribosyltransferase, translating to MTRPDAAGRVAPPSDRARTQAAERLAGLATPAGALGRLGDAAVWLSAVQDACPPRPLDDVRIVVFAGDHGVTSHGVSAYPKEITALMVRQFLSGGAGVAVLARQHGAALRVLDLGVDVEPGVLPAEVSVHKVRRGSGALHLEDALTPGETDQALAVGATVAAEEIAAGADLLIPGDMGIGNTTPSAALIAATLGLDARDVTGRGSGVDEATLAHKEQVVARALVRAGERVADPVDRLTALGSADLAAQVGFLAEAARQGVPVLLDGVISVACALVAEDYAPGSSAWFAAGHRSPEPAQALALSKLGLDPLLDLDMRLGEGSGAVAALPVLRSAGALLAEMSLLADVLGS from the coding sequence ATGACCCGTCCCGACGCCGCAGGCCGCGTCGCTCCCCCGTCCGACCGCGCCCGTACGCAGGCCGCCGAGCGGCTGGCCGGACTCGCGACGCCTGCCGGTGCGCTGGGCCGGCTCGGTGATGCCGCCGTCTGGTTGTCGGCCGTGCAGGACGCATGCCCGCCGCGCCCGCTCGACGACGTCCGCATCGTCGTCTTCGCCGGCGACCACGGGGTGACCTCGCACGGCGTCTCGGCGTACCCGAAGGAGATCACCGCGCTGATGGTGCGGCAGTTCCTGTCCGGCGGTGCCGGGGTCGCGGTGCTCGCCCGCCAGCACGGTGCGGCACTGCGTGTGCTCGACCTCGGCGTCGATGTCGAGCCGGGCGTCCTGCCGGCCGAGGTGAGCGTCCACAAGGTCCGACGCGGCTCGGGTGCCCTCCACCTTGAGGACGCGCTCACGCCTGGCGAGACCGACCAGGCGCTCGCCGTCGGCGCCACCGTCGCCGCGGAGGAGATCGCCGCGGGCGCCGACCTGCTGATCCCGGGCGACATGGGCATCGGCAACACCACGCCGTCCGCCGCCCTGATCGCCGCCACGCTCGGGCTCGACGCTCGTGACGTGACCGGCCGCGGGTCGGGCGTGGACGAGGCGACGCTCGCACACAAGGAGCAGGTCGTCGCGCGGGCCCTCGTACGCGCGGGCGAGCGCGTCGCCGATCCCGTCGACCGCCTCACCGCACTCGGATCGGCAGACCTGGCCGCACAGGTCGGGTTCCTCGCCGAGGCCGCCCGGCAGGGGGTGCCGGTGCTCCTCGACGGGGTCATCTCGGTCGCGTGCGCGCTCGTGGCGGAGGACTACGCGCCCGGCTCGTCGGCGTGGTTCGCGGCGGGCCACCGCTCCCCCGAGCCCGCGCAGGCGCTCGCGCTCAGCAAGCTCGGCCTCGACCCGCTCCTCGACCTCGACATGCGCCTCGGCGAGGGCAGCGGCGCGGTCGCCGCACTGCCGGTGCTGCGCTCGGCCGGGGCGCTGCTCGCCGAGATGTCGTTGCTCGCGGACGTCCTGGGGTCGTGA
- the cbiE gene encoding precorrin-6y C5,15-methyltransferase (decarboxylating) subunit CbiE — MQRITVVGMGADGWEGLAMESRRLVREAEVVMGGKRHLETVPWAWWQVRVEWPHPLDEVLPALLDEHEGKRVVVLSSGDPLVAGIGTTLVRMLGAEYVEIVPTVSSEALARARMHWSYEETSLVSLVGRDVRQLVPHLAPGRRLVVLSNDGGTPSSVAALLVAQGYGDTRMTVLGDLGGLTESRADATAASWNVRVASELNVVCLDCVADASRRSAMSSVPGLPDSAFGEGGAVVPRDVRTAALARLAPAAGDLLWGLGPGAASVAIEWVRAEPLASGVVVEPDRAGLVRTKESAADLGVPELRVVEGTLPEALDALAAPDAVFLGARGSDTALVEAAWSVLRPGGRLVVHAVTLDDEAALIDRFRKHGGELVRIAVDAVFSGGGSIAWKPSRPVMQWSAVR, encoded by the coding sequence ATGCAGCGGATCACGGTCGTAGGCATGGGCGCGGACGGCTGGGAGGGTCTCGCCATGGAGTCGCGCCGGCTCGTCCGTGAGGCCGAGGTGGTCATGGGCGGCAAGCGACACCTCGAGACCGTTCCGTGGGCGTGGTGGCAGGTCCGGGTCGAGTGGCCGCACCCGCTCGACGAGGTGCTGCCGGCTCTGCTCGACGAGCACGAGGGCAAGCGCGTCGTCGTCCTCTCGTCCGGCGACCCCCTCGTCGCCGGGATCGGGACGACGCTCGTCCGGATGCTCGGCGCCGAGTATGTCGAGATCGTGCCGACCGTGTCGTCGGAGGCGCTCGCACGCGCACGCATGCACTGGTCGTACGAGGAGACCTCGCTGGTCTCGCTCGTCGGCCGCGACGTCCGCCAGCTCGTCCCGCACCTCGCGCCCGGGCGCAGGCTGGTGGTGCTGTCGAACGACGGCGGCACGCCCTCGTCGGTGGCCGCGCTGCTGGTCGCCCAGGGGTACGGGGACACGAGGATGACCGTGCTCGGAGACCTCGGCGGGCTCACCGAGTCGCGTGCCGACGCGACGGCGGCGTCGTGGAACGTCCGGGTCGCCTCCGAGCTCAACGTGGTCTGCCTCGACTGCGTCGCCGACGCGTCCCGCCGTTCCGCGATGTCGAGCGTCCCGGGTCTGCCGGACAGCGCCTTTGGAGAGGGAGGCGCGGTCGTGCCGCGCGACGTCCGTACGGCCGCGCTGGCGCGCCTCGCTCCTGCCGCCGGCGACCTGCTCTGGGGGCTCGGACCGGGAGCCGCCTCGGTCGCGATCGAGTGGGTGCGCGCCGAGCCGCTGGCCTCGGGCGTCGTCGTCGAGCCCGACCGCGCAGGCCTCGTCCGCACGAAGGAGTCGGCGGCCGACCTCGGCGTTCCCGAGCTGCGCGTCGTCGAGGGAACGCTGCCCGAGGCCCTCGACGCCCTGGCGGCACCCGATGCTGTCTTTCTCGGTGCCCGTGGCTCCGACACCGCGCTCGTCGAAGCCGCCTGGAGCGTGCTGCGCCCGGGCGGACGTCTCGTCGTGCACGCCGTCACGCTCGACGACGAGGCCGCGCTGATCGATCGCTTCCGCAAGCACGGCGGTGAGCTGGTCCGGATCGCCGTGGACGCCGTCTTCTCGGGCGGCGGCTCGATCGCCTGGAAGCCGTCCCGGCCCGTCATGCAGTGGAGCGCGGTGCGCTGA
- a CDS encoding NAD-dependent epimerase/dehydratase family protein, whose protein sequence is MRIVVTGASGNVGSAVVRELTRRRHALTGVARRSPERSRGTALDGVDWHAADVAHEPLDPVLVDTDALVHLAWMFQPTHDPDTTWRANAVGTRKVLEAASRTGIGVVVCASSVAAYSPARGDDPVDESWPTDGPSPAAYCREKAYVERVLDVFEATHPEVRVVRIRPAFVFQRSAASEQRRIFGAPALRPWMLDRRLLPLLPIPSGLRLQTVHADDLARVYAEAVERPVRGAFNVAADGLLRREELGEVFGAHTFTAPRRIARAALEGAWRARLAGAPGDLFDALLRVPVLGTARAKTELGWQPRHDAAEALGEMLAGAREGAGGPTPPLDPDSSRV, encoded by the coding sequence GTGCGGATCGTCGTCACCGGAGCCAGCGGCAACGTCGGGAGTGCCGTGGTGCGCGAGCTCACCCGCAGGCGCCACGCCCTGACCGGGGTTGCCCGGCGCTCACCCGAGCGCTCCCGTGGCACGGCGCTGGACGGCGTCGACTGGCACGCCGCGGATGTCGCCCACGAGCCGCTCGACCCGGTCCTCGTCGACACGGACGCGCTCGTGCACCTGGCCTGGATGTTCCAGCCCACCCACGATCCCGACACCACGTGGCGAGCGAACGCGGTCGGCACGAGGAAGGTGCTCGAGGCCGCCTCACGGACCGGCATCGGTGTGGTCGTTTGCGCGTCCTCGGTCGCCGCGTACTCCCCCGCGCGCGGCGACGACCCGGTCGACGAGTCGTGGCCGACCGACGGCCCGTCTCCTGCCGCGTACTGCCGTGAGAAGGCCTACGTCGAGCGGGTGCTCGACGTATTCGAGGCCACCCACCCCGAGGTGCGCGTGGTACGCATACGCCCGGCCTTCGTCTTCCAGCGCTCGGCGGCCTCGGAGCAGCGGCGCATCTTCGGCGCTCCCGCGCTGCGTCCTTGGATGCTCGACCGCCGCCTGCTCCCTCTCCTCCCGATCCCGTCGGGACTGCGTCTGCAGACCGTCCACGCCGACGACCTCGCCCGGGTCTACGCCGAGGCCGTGGAGCGGCCGGTACGGGGAGCGTTCAACGTGGCCGCCGACGGTCTCCTACGACGCGAGGAGCTCGGCGAGGTCTTCGGCGCGCACACGTTCACCGCGCCCCGACGCATCGCGCGCGCCGCGTTGGAGGGAGCGTGGCGCGCGCGGCTCGCCGGCGCACCCGGCGACCTCTTCGACGCGCTCCTGCGAGTCCCCGTGCTGGGGACGGCGCGTGCCAAGACCGAGCTTGGGTGGCAGCCTCGCCACGACGCCGCCGAGGCCCTCGGTGAGATGCTCGCCGGCGCCCGGGAAGGCGCCGGCGGGCCTACACCGCCGCTTGACCCCGACTCATCGCGAGTCTGA
- the cobA gene encoding uroporphyrinogen-III C-methyltransferase — translation MARAEGFRATLPVSGRRVLVVGGDTEALTHVAALRDGGARVTVVAPQTVQSISDLADRGILTWHARAYEPSDVTGHDLVVLATGDPQLDARVSSDASETGTWCSVPDSGSSPRSDGGESVENRPNRGRVVLVGGGPGDPGLITVAGLEAVRSADVVVTDRLAPLGVLHGLGCEIVDVGKIPRGRTTPQEEINRILVAHAAAGKRVVRLKGGDTFVFGRGGEELEACVAAGIPVDVIPGVTSAIAGPALAGIPVTHRGLSQGFTVVSGHVPPGDPRSTLDWAALARSGTDLVLLMAVATLPAITATLITEGLDAATPAATVADATLPTQRVVRADLATIAERIAEACIASPAITVIGKVAGFDPGSETTGV, via the coding sequence ATGGCACGCGCCGAGGGGTTCCGAGCCACCCTTCCCGTCTCCGGCCGCCGCGTCCTGGTGGTCGGCGGCGACACCGAAGCGCTCACGCACGTCGCTGCCCTGCGCGACGGCGGCGCCCGCGTCACGGTCGTCGCGCCGCAAACCGTGCAGTCGATCAGCGACCTCGCGGACCGGGGCATCCTGACGTGGCACGCGCGGGCGTACGAGCCCTCCGACGTCACCGGTCACGACCTCGTCGTCCTCGCGACCGGCGATCCCCAGCTCGACGCCCGGGTCTCCTCCGACGCCTCCGAGACCGGCACCTGGTGCTCCGTCCCCGATTCGGGCAGTTCTCCACGTTCTGACGGGGGCGAAAGCGTGGAGAACCGCCCGAATCGCGGACGGGTCGTGCTCGTGGGCGGCGGGCCGGGCGACCCGGGGCTGATCACGGTGGCGGGTCTGGAGGCCGTACGCTCGGCCGACGTCGTCGTCACGGACCGGCTGGCGCCCCTCGGCGTCCTGCACGGCCTCGGCTGCGAGATCGTCGACGTCGGCAAGATCCCTCGCGGGCGCACCACCCCGCAGGAGGAGATCAACCGGATCCTCGTCGCGCACGCCGCGGCCGGCAAGCGTGTCGTACGGCTCAAGGGCGGCGACACCTTCGTCTTCGGGCGGGGCGGCGAGGAGCTCGAGGCGTGCGTGGCCGCCGGCATCCCCGTCGACGTCATCCCCGGCGTCACGTCCGCGATCGCCGGTCCGGCACTGGCCGGCATCCCGGTCACGCACCGCGGGCTGAGCCAGGGCTTCACCGTGGTCTCCGGACACGTGCCGCCGGGAGACCCGCGCTCGACCCTCGACTGGGCAGCGCTCGCCCGCTCCGGCACGGACCTGGTCCTGCTCATGGCCGTGGCGACGCTCCCGGCGATCACCGCGACACTGATCACCGAGGGCCTCGACGCCGCGACCCCCGCCGCGACGGTTGCCGACGCGACGCTGCCGACGCAGCGCGTGGTCCGCGCGGACCTGGCCACGATCGCCGAGCGCATCGCCGAGGCCTGCATCGCCTCTCCGGCGATCACGGTGATCGGCAAGGTCGCGGGCTTCGACCCCGGCTCCGAGACCACCGGCGTTTGA